From the Pseudomonas sp. VD-NE ins genome, the window CGCGCCGGGCAGCCGGCTGCTGGCCAACATCAACCCGAGTTACACCTGGGTAAAACTGGCGCAGCGGGTGCCGGTGCGGATCGACATCGATGGCGACTATGCCGGCAAGAACCGCTTGCGTGCAGGCACCACAGCGACCGTCACCGTGCTGGAAAACTGATCCCTGTAGGAGCTGCCGCAGGCTCGGGCCGCGATCGGACGATCTTTTGATCTGCTCTTTTAAAGCAAAGTCAAAAGATCGTCCGATCGCGGCCCGAGCCTGCGGCAGCTCCTACAGAAGAGAGTGTGATTTTCGAGGCATAAAAAAACCCCGCGACCGAATGATACGCGGGGCAAAAAATTTGGTTGGTTGCGGCCAACCAAAGGAGCTCTTTAACAATCGATTACTTGCTGGCCACTGTCTCCGGTTGCCAGCCACCGCCAAGGGCCTTGTAGATCGCGACGATGCCGCGATACAGGTCGACTTCGGCCTGGGCCTGGCTGTCTTCGGCATTCAACCGTTCACGCTGAGCGTCCAGCAGCACGAGGAAGTCTGTCGTCCCTTCGCGATAACGGATTTCAGCCAGGTCGGCTGCCTTGCGGCTTGATTCACTCTGACGGATCAGCGATATCAGGCGTTGCTGACGCTTGCCGTAATCGCTGAAAGCGTTTTCCGACTCTTCCAGGGCCAGCAGCACTTGTTGCTCGTAGGTCGCCAGTGCGCCTTCGGCATCAGCATCGGCGCCACGCAAACGGGCGCGCACGCTGCCAAGGTCGAACGCCGCCCAGGTGATGCTCGGGCCGAGTGCCCAGGCGTTGGCCGCCGAGGAACCGATCTGCGAACCGCGCCCGGCCGTCCAGCCGAGGAAACCGCTGAGGCTGACCCGCGGGAACAGATCGGCTTTCGCCACGCCGATGCGCGCCGTGGCCGAAGCCAGTTTGCGTTCAGCGCTGAGAATGTCCGGACGACGTTGCAGCAGTTCACCCGGATCACCGATTGGCAGAGCTTTGGCAATCGCCGGCAAGTCTTTCGGGCTCAGATCGACGGTCAGCTTGTCCGGACGCTCGCCCAATAGGGTAGCGATACGGTTTTTCTGCCGAACCTGTTCTGCCTGCAATTGCGGCACGCTGGCTTCGACCGAGGCCAGACGCGCATCGGCCCGTTCGACGTCGAGCTGATCGCCCACACCGGCGTCACGCAGGCTGATGGTGATCTTGCGTGATTCCACCTGGTTGTTCAGGTTGGCCACGGCGATCTTTTCGCGCAGTTGCGCGCCACGCAGTTGTCCGTAGGCGTCCACCAGTTCGGCAATCATGGTGACTTGTAGCTGGTACAGATCGGCTTCGGCCGCTTGCTGATCGGCGTCGCTGGCTTCCAGATTGCGCTGGATGCGCCCGAACAGGTCAAGCTCCCAGGCCATGTCCAGACCGAGGTCATAGCGCTCGCTGTTGACCCGGTTGGTGGTCTGGCCGGGGATTTGTCCCTTGGCCAGATCACTGCTCGCGCGGCTGGTGATGGTCGGCATCGCATCGTTGCTGGCATCGTCGCGGATCGCCCGGGCGGCTTTCCAGCGGGCGAACGCCACGCGCAGTTCACGGTTGCCTTGCAGCGATTGGGTCACCAACTGGTTGAGGGTCGGATCGTCGAATTGCTGCCACCAGATGCCTTCGAATTTCGAACGGTCGAAGTTCTTTTGCCCGGCGGCGCCGTCGGTGGCAGCCGTAATGTTGGCCGCCTCCGTGGCTGGGGTCTTGTAGTCGGGGCCGACAGCGCAGGCGCTGAGAGCCAGCACCAGCAGGCTCGGCAGGAAGACTTTCAGACTCATTGTTGCGCCTCCAGTTTCAGAGCTTTGGCCGCTTTGCGGGCTTCGCCGCGTTCGACAAAGTTACGGATCAGTACGTAGAACACTGGCGTCAGCAACAGACCGAAGAAGGTCACCCCAAGCATCCCGGAGAACACCGCCACACCCATGGCGTGACGCATTTCGGCACCGGCACCGCTGGAGAACACCAGTGGCACCACACCCATGATGAACGCGAAGGAGGTCATCAGGATCGGCCGCAGGCGCAGACGGCAAGCTTCGAGTACTGCCGCGAGCGGGTTGAGGCCTTCTTCCTGTTTGTCCTTGGCGAACTCGACGATCAGAATCGCGTTCTTACAGGCAAGTCCCACCAGTACGATCAGGCCGATCTGGGTGAAGATGTTGTTGTCACCGCCGGAGATGATCACACCGGTGATGGCCGACAGCAGGGTCATCGGTACGATCAGGATCACTGCCAGTGGCAGGCTCCAGCTTTCGTATTGAGCGGCAAGCACCAGGAACGCCAGCAGTACGCAGAGCGGGAACACGAACAGCGCGGTGTTGCCGGACAGAATCTGCTGGTAGGTCAGATCGGTCCACTCGTAGGTCATGCCATTCGGCAGTTCATCCTTGAGCAGTTTCTCGATGGCTTTTTCCGCCTGGCCGGAGCTGTAGCCCGGGGCAGCTGCGCCGTTGATTTCTGCGGTGATGAAGCCGTTGTAGTGCATCACGCGATCCGGGCCCGAGGTGTCGCTGACCTTGATGAAGGTCGCCAGCGGGATCATTTCGCCTTTGTTGTTACGCACTTTCAGCTGACCGATCTGATCGGATTCGAGGCGGAACTGCTGCTCAGCCTGAACGTTGACCTGATAGGTGCGCCCGAAGCGGTTGAAGTCGTTGGCATACAGCGAACCCAGGTAGATCTGCAGGGTGTCGAAGATGTCGCTGACGGCCACGCCGTGGGTCTTGGCTTTTTCACGGTCGATGGCGGCATCGACCTGCGGCACGTTCACGGTGTAGCTGGTGAACAGCCCGGCCAGTTCCGGCACGCTGTGGCTCTTGTTGATGATGTTCATGGTTTCTTTGTACAGCTCGTCGTAGCCCAGGTTGCCCCGGTCTTCGATTTGCAGGCGGAAACCACCAATGGTGCCCAGACCCTGTACCGGCGGCGGCGGGAAGATCGCCATGTACGCCTCTTGAATGTTCGCGTACTGGCCGTTCAAGGCACCGGCAATTGCACCGGCGGACATGCTTGGGTCTTTACGTTCGTCGAACGGTTTCAGGGTCACGAACACGATGCCGGCGTTCGGGCTGTTGGTGAAGCCGTTGATCGACAGGCCCGGGAACGCTACGGCGCTTTCCACGCCTGGCTGTTTCAGCGCCAGATCAGACATGCGCTTGATCACGTCTTCGGTGCGATCCAGGCTCGAAGCGTCCGGCAGTTGCGCGAAGGCCACCAGGTATTGCTTGTCCTGGCCAGGTACAAAACCGGTCGGCGTGCTGGAGAAACCGAAGAAGGTCAGCACCATCAGGCCGGCGTAGAGCAGAAGGGCGATGCCGCTGCTGCGGATAACCCGGCCAACCGTACCGACGTAGCCATGGCTGGCGCGGTCGAAGAAGCGGTTGAACGGACGGAACAGCCAGCCACCGAAAATCTTGTCGAGCATCCTGGAGAAGCGGTCTTTCGGCGCGTCGTGGCTTTTCAGCAATACCGCGGCCAGTGCTGGCGACAGGGTCAGCGAGTTGAACGCCGAGATCACGGTCGAGATCGCGATGGTCAGTGCGAATTGCTTATAGAACTGCCCGGTGAGGCCGGAAATGAACGCTGCCGGAATGAACACCGCACACAGCACCAGTGCCGTGGCAACGATCGGGCCGGTCACTTCACGCATGGCGCGCTTGGTGGCTTCGACCGGATTCAATCCGAGCTCGATATTGCGCTCGACGTTCTCCACCACCACGATGGCGTCGTCGACCACGATACCGATGGCCAGTACCAGGCCGAATAGCGACAGCGCGTTGAGCGAGAAGCCGAACAGGTGCATCACCGCAAACGTACCGATCAACGATACCGGCACCGCCACCAACGGAATGATCGAGGCACGCCAGGTTTGCAGGAACAGGATCACCACCAGCACCACGAGAATCAGTGCTTCGAAGAGAGTGTGAACCACTGCCTCGATCGAGCCGCGCACGAAGATCGTCGGGTCATAGACGATGCTGTAATCCATGCCTTGCGGGAAGTTTTTCTTCAGCTCGTCCATCTTTCCGCGAACTTCGTTCGAGATGTCGATGGCATTGGAGCCTGGGCGCTGGAAGATCGGGATGGCCACCGCCGGCTGGTTGTCCAGCAACGAGCGCAGGGCGTATTGACTGGAGCCCAGTTCGACGCGAGCGATGTCTTTGAGGCGAGTGATCTCACCATTGTCGCCTGCGCGAATGATGATGTTCTCGAACTCTTCCTCGCTGACCAGTCGGCCCTGAGTGTTGACCGACAGCTGGAAGCTCTGGGCATTCGGGGCAGGGGGCGCACCCAATTGGCCGGCCGCGACCTGACGGTTCTGTTCACGAATGGCGGTGACCACATCGGTCGCGGTCAGATTGCGCGAAGCGGTCTTGTTCGGATCGAGCCAGACCCGCAGCGAGTAATCGCCCATACCAAACAACTGCACATCACCAACGCCGTTCAGACGAGCGAGCTCATCCTTGATGTTGAGGATCGCGTAGTTGGACAGGTAGAGCATGTCGTAGCGTTTGTCCGGCGAGGTCAAGTGCACAACCATGGTCAGGTCGGGCGAGGCCTTGTCGACGGTGATACCGATGCGCGTCACTTCCTCGGGAAGCTTGGGCTCGGTACGGGTCACCCGGTTTTGCACCTGCACCTGCGCGTTATCCAGGTCAGTGCCCAGGGCGAAGGTGATGGTCAGGGTGATCTTGCCGTCGGCGGTCGACTGCGAGGACATGTACAGCATGTTCTCGACGCCAGTAATGGCTTGCTCCAGCGGAGCGGCCACGGTTTCGCCGATGACTTTAGGGTTGGCGCCCGGGAAGTTGGCACGTACCACCACGGTTGGCGGCACGACTTCCGGGTATTCGCTGATCGGTAGCTGGAACAGCGAGATCGCACCGGCGATCAGGATCAACAGCGACAGCACCGCTGCGAAGATCGGCCGTGAAATGAAGAATTGGGAAAAATTCATCGGAGTTGTCGTCCCTTAACCGCGTGGGGTCGTAGCAGCCAGCTTCACAACCGAACCGGACGCACCTTTGGCAGGGGCGACTTTGGGCAGGTTGCTGGCTTCCAGCGCTTGACGTTGTTGAGCGAGTGCCGCGATGGTTTGTTCGCTGGCCATTGGCACGACTTCAGGAGTGACCGGCGAGCCAGGACGAACCCGTTGCAGACCCTTGACGATGATCGTGTCGTCCTTGTTCAGGCCATTACGGACAATGCGCAGGCCTTCGATTTTCGGACCGAGTTCAACGGCGCGGTACACGGTTTTATTGTCCGCATCCATCACCAGCACGAACTTCTTGCCGAGGTCGGTACCGACCGCTTCATCATTGATCAGCATGGCGTTGTAGGTGCCGCTGCCGACCAGTTTCAAGCGTGCGTAGAGGCCCGGGGTGTAGGTGCCGTCGCTGTTGTCGAACACCGCGCGACCACGGATGGTGCCGGTTTTCGGGTTGACCTGGTTGTCGACGAAGTTCATCTGGCCGAGGTGCGGGTTGCCGTCTTCGTTGGACAGGCCCATGTACACCGGGGTGGTCGCGCCGCGCTGGCCGTTACGGGCAAGTTGGGTGTATTTGAGAAACACCCGCTCATCGGCGTCGAAGTAGGCGTAGACGCGGTCAGTGGAAACCACACTGGTCAATGGCGTGGTGTCGGCGGTCACCAGGTTGCCGGCGGTGATCTCGGCACGGCTGACGCGGCCACTGATCGGCGCGGTTACGCGGGTGAAGCTCAGGTTCAGCTTGGCCAGGTCCAGTTGCGCTTGCAGGGCACCGACGGCGGCGCGGGCTTCTTGTGCAGCGCTGGTGCGCGAGTCGGCCAGTTCGGCGGAAATGGCGTTGCTGGCGCGCAGACGCTCACCACGACCAGCCTCGTTTTCACTGCGAGTGGCGTTGGCGCGGGATTGGGCTACGAGCGCTTCGAGGCGGCGCACCTCAGCCTGGAACGGACGCGGATCGATCTGGAACAGCAGGTCGCCTTTCTTGACCAATGCGCCTTCAGTGAAAGCGACGTCATCAATCTGGCCAGAGACCCGTGGACGGATTTCAACGGTTTCCGGCGCTTCGAGGCGCCCGGTGAATTCGTCCCACTCGTTGACCGGTTGTTCCAGCACCTTGGCCACGCTGACTTTCGCAGCGGGCATGCTGGCGGCAGTCTCCGGAGTCTTGCCGCAGGCGCTCATCACCAGTACGGCCAACATGGCCAACGGGAAGCGCAAATGTTTGAGTGACTGTTCCATGGATGCATCCGCCAATGTATTGAAGATGGGCGGATGATGCTCGGCGGGGTGTGATGGCACGAATCGAATGAAGCAAAGGTAACTATCATTCGGAATGATATAAGACTCGAACGAGCCCTCTAGCATGCACCTTTCGTTAGGTGGCTATCAATCTCTCTAAGGGCAATTCTGTGTTGCCCGGTGTGCAAAAGTCAGGAGCGAGGCTGCGCGGCGGGGATTATGCGGGGATTAAAAATGCCGAACCCGCCATGGCGGGTTCGACAATACGATCAGAGCTTCGGCAACTGGCCGATGCGTCCGATCATTTCCGTCACGATCTGCAGATCCAGCTGGAATTGCTCCACAGTCTTGAATTCGCCATCAGTGTGACCGGTGTACTTCACGTTCGGCATGGCCAGACCGAATTGCACGCCATTCGGCAGTTCATGCACCGAGGTAGCGCCTGCGGAGGTGCCGAACTCGTGTTTCATGCCCAGATTTTCTGTTGAAACAGCCAGCAGTGCCTTGACCCATTCGCCCTCAGGATTGCGGTACATCGGTTCCGCGATCGAATAGTCGAAGGCAACGGCTACGTGGCTTTTCTTGCTCCAGGCAGCCAGTTTTTCAGCGATTTCAGCCTTGAGTTTCTCCGGCGACTTGCCCTTTGGAACGCGCAGATTGACCGCGAGTTTGAATGCTTTGTCATCCATGCCGACGTAGGTCAGCGACGTTGTCAGCGGGCCCATGAAGGCATCGGAGAAACCGACACTCAGCTTGTTGCCCAAGTAATCCAGACCCCAGTTGTCGGCAGCGTAACGCGCGGCATCGGTGATGTGGTTGTGCTTGAACGCGACTTTGCCATCAAGGCTATTGATAAAGACCAGCATCCGCGCGACCGGGTTGACCCCGGATTCGGGCTCGGAGGAGTGCGCAGATACGCCAGTCACGGTCAGTTTGACGTCCTTGCCGTCGACCTTGGCGCTCACCTGGAAGTCGCCGCCATTGCGCTTGGCAAACTCGTCACCGGCCTTTTGCAGGCTGGCAGCCAGTTCTGCAGGCTTGTCGGTGACCAGCGTGGCGACCGACGCCGACGGAATCTGGTTGGTCGCCAGGCCGCCGGTCATCGAGGTGATTTCCGCACCTTTGCCTTCACCCTTGCGCTTGGCAAAGTTGGCCATGACCGTGCCGTAGCCTTTCTCGGCAATCACCACCGGGTAACCACCATCCAGCGCCAGGTTGTAGTTCGGCGTCGGATTGCGTTCGAAGTAGTAAGGAATCGCGTCGCCCGTGGTTTCTTCAGTGGTGTCGACCAGCAACTTGAAGTTGCGCACCAGCGGCAGCTTTTCTTCCTTGATGACTTTCATGGCATACAGCGTAACCACGATGCCGTTCTTGTCATCCTCGGTGCCGCGACCATACATGCGATCGCCGATCAGGGTGATCTTGAACGGGTCGAGGCGGGTGCCATCCTTGAGCACCCAGTTTTCCGGCGTCACCGGCACCACGTCGGCGTGCGCATGGATACCAACCACTTCATCGCCGCTGCCGTCGAGGGAGATCTCGTAGACGCGGTTGTCGATGTTGCGGAATTTCAGATTGAACGACTCGGCAAGGCTCTGAATCTTCGCCGCGATCTTGGTGAATTCCGGGTTGTCATGCTGTTCGACGCCGTCCTTGCGATAGGTCGGGATTTCCACCAGTTCGCGCAGGGTTTCGGTGGCGGCAGCGCTGTATTTCGCTCGCGTGTAGATGCCCAGCAGACGATAGACTTCATTCTGCTGATCGGCCGTCAACGTCTTGTTGTCGAGGTAAGCACCAATGGCCGGACCGATGTCGGCGGTTTTCGCCAGATCGCTCTTGCCCAGATTGCCGAGGAACTGACGGAAATCAGTGACCTTGTCAGCACTGTAAGTCTTGAGAATCTCAGCGCTCTGTTGCGGAGTGATATTGGCTTGCGCGGGCGCAGTGAACACGGCAAGACCGGCCAGCATCAAGGTGGTGGCAGCCAGTTTTTTGAAAGGGACATTCATTACGAAGGGCATTCCTTTGCAGGGCAGTGAGTTAGGCGTGCCTCAACGCTGAGACACATACACTTACAAACTAACACCGTGCCAGAGCCTTGCGGGAGTCCTGAAAGGGGATCTGTCGCACAAAAATGCAAAAGAGGCGCACAAATGAAAAAGCCCGGGGAGGGTTCCCGGGCTTTTTTATGGGTGCCGACGATCGGGGCTATCTGAAAATCTGCTCAATCATGACCGTGGAGGGAATGAATAACGTATTCGTGTAATAGGCCTCATACCC encodes:
- a CDS encoding efflux transporter outer membrane subunit; the protein is MSLKVFLPSLLVLALSACAVGPDYKTPATEAANITAATDGAAGQKNFDRSKFEGIWWQQFDDPTLNQLVTQSLQGNRELRVAFARWKAARAIRDDASNDAMPTITSRASSDLAKGQIPGQTTNRVNSERYDLGLDMAWELDLFGRIQRNLEASDADQQAAEADLYQLQVTMIAELVDAYGQLRGAQLREKIAVANLNNQVESRKITISLRDAGVGDQLDVERADARLASVEASVPQLQAEQVRQKNRIATLLGERPDKLTVDLSPKDLPAIAKALPIGDPGELLQRRPDILSAERKLASATARIGVAKADLFPRVSLSGFLGWTAGRGSQIGSSAANAWALGPSITWAAFDLGSVRARLRGADADAEGALATYEQQVLLALEESENAFSDYGKRQQRLISLIRQSESSRKAADLAEIRYREGTTDFLVLLDAQRERLNAEDSQAQAEVDLYRGIVAIYKALGGGWQPETVASK
- a CDS encoding efflux RND transporter permease subunit, with translation MNFSQFFISRPIFAAVLSLLILIAGAISLFQLPISEYPEVVPPTVVVRANFPGANPKVIGETVAAPLEQAITGVENMLYMSSQSTADGKITLTITFALGTDLDNAQVQVQNRVTRTEPKLPEEVTRIGITVDKASPDLTMVVHLTSPDKRYDMLYLSNYAILNIKDELARLNGVGDVQLFGMGDYSLRVWLDPNKTASRNLTATDVVTAIREQNRQVAAGQLGAPPAPNAQSFQLSVNTQGRLVSEEEFENIIIRAGDNGEITRLKDIARVELGSSQYALRSLLDNQPAVAIPIFQRPGSNAIDISNEVRGKMDELKKNFPQGMDYSIVYDPTIFVRGSIEAVVHTLFEALILVVLVVILFLQTWRASIIPLVAVPVSLIGTFAVMHLFGFSLNALSLFGLVLAIGIVVDDAIVVVENVERNIELGLNPVEATKRAMREVTGPIVATALVLCAVFIPAAFISGLTGQFYKQFALTIAISTVISAFNSLTLSPALAAVLLKSHDAPKDRFSRMLDKIFGGWLFRPFNRFFDRASHGYVGTVGRVIRSSGIALLLYAGLMVLTFFGFSSTPTGFVPGQDKQYLVAFAQLPDASSLDRTEDVIKRMSDLALKQPGVESAVAFPGLSINGFTNSPNAGIVFVTLKPFDERKDPSMSAGAIAGALNGQYANIQEAYMAIFPPPPVQGLGTIGGFRLQIEDRGNLGYDELYKETMNIINKSHSVPELAGLFTSYTVNVPQVDAAIDREKAKTHGVAVSDIFDTLQIYLGSLYANDFNRFGRTYQVNVQAEQQFRLESDQIGQLKVRNNKGEMIPLATFIKVSDTSGPDRVMHYNGFITAEINGAAAPGYSSGQAEKAIEKLLKDELPNGMTYEWTDLTYQQILSGNTALFVFPLCVLLAFLVLAAQYESWSLPLAVILIVPMTLLSAITGVIISGGDNNIFTQIGLIVLVGLACKNAILIVEFAKDKQEEGLNPLAAVLEACRLRLRPILMTSFAFIMGVVPLVFSSGAGAEMRHAMGVAVFSGMLGVTFFGLLLTPVFYVLIRNFVERGEARKAAKALKLEAQQ
- the mexE gene encoding multidrug efflux RND transporter periplasmic adaptor subunit MexE codes for the protein MEQSLKHLRFPLAMLAVLVMSACGKTPETAASMPAAKVSVAKVLEQPVNEWDEFTGRLEAPETVEIRPRVSGQIDDVAFTEGALVKKGDLLFQIDPRPFQAEVRRLEALVAQSRANATRSENEAGRGERLRASNAISAELADSRTSAAQEARAAVGALQAQLDLAKLNLSFTRVTAPISGRVSRAEITAGNLVTADTTPLTSVVSTDRVYAYFDADERVFLKYTQLARNGQRGATTPVYMGLSNEDGNPHLGQMNFVDNQVNPKTGTIRGRAVFDNSDGTYTPGLYARLKLVGSGTYNAMLINDEAVGTDLGKKFVLVMDADNKTVYRAVELGPKIEGLRIVRNGLNKDDTIIVKGLQRVRPGSPVTPEVVPMASEQTIAALAQQRQALEASNLPKVAPAKGASGSVVKLAATTPRG
- a CDS encoding dipeptidase, producing the protein MNVPFKKLAATTLMLAGLAVFTAPAQANITPQQSAEILKTYSADKVTDFRQFLGNLGKSDLAKTADIGPAIGAYLDNKTLTADQQNEVYRLLGIYTRAKYSAAATETLRELVEIPTYRKDGVEQHDNPEFTKIAAKIQSLAESFNLKFRNIDNRVYEISLDGSGDEVVGIHAHADVVPVTPENWVLKDGTRLDPFKITLIGDRMYGRGTEDDKNGIVVTLYAMKVIKEEKLPLVRNFKLLVDTTEETTGDAIPYYFERNPTPNYNLALDGGYPVVIAEKGYGTVMANFAKRKGEGKGAEITSMTGGLATNQIPSASVATLVTDKPAELAASLQKAGDEFAKRNGGDFQVSAKVDGKDVKLTVTGVSAHSSEPESGVNPVARMLVFINSLDGKVAFKHNHITDAARYAADNWGLDYLGNKLSVGFSDAFMGPLTTSLTYVGMDDKAFKLAVNLRVPKGKSPEKLKAEIAEKLAAWSKKSHVAVAFDYSIAEPMYRNPEGEWVKALLAVSTENLGMKHEFGTSAGATSVHELPNGVQFGLAMPNVKYTGHTDGEFKTVEQFQLDLQIVTEMIGRIGQLPKL